The Campylobacter sp. RM10537 genome has a segment encoding these proteins:
- a CDS encoding pyridoxal phosphate-dependent aminotransferase, which produces MLTKRSQVLEESITLAIASLANELKAKGEDIISFSAGEPDFDTPKAIKNAAIAAIEKGCGKYTAVPGIKEVLKAVQTKLKKDNALDYETSEIVINVGAKHSLFQCIECLVEKDDEVIIPTPYWVSYPEMVKFAEGKPVFIEGLEENGFKITAEQLQKAITPKTKVLMLNSPSNPIGSIYSKKELLEIAEVLKNTNIVVLSDEMYEKLRYDNTEFIAFASLNEDTLKRTVTINGLSKCGAMPGWRFGYMASKNKALNSAVKRLQGQSTSNICSITQYAAIPALNGECDQDIETMRQAFEKRRNIALDILEKIPNISFYKPEGAFYLFINIQKIEKDSMKFCKKLLEEEKVAVVPGVGFGMDGYFRISYATSEDLIKKGLERIAKFVKNYH; this is translated from the coding sequence ATGCTAACCAAAAGATCTCAAGTTTTAGAAGAATCAATCACTCTAGCTATAGCTTCTCTTGCAAATGAGCTAAAGGCTAAGGGTGAAGATATCATCAGTTTTTCAGCCGGAGAGCCTGATTTTGATACCCCAAAAGCCATAAAGAATGCTGCTATTGCCGCTATTGAAAAAGGTTGTGGAAAATATACGGCAGTTCCTGGCATTAAAGAAGTTTTAAAAGCTGTTCAAACTAAATTAAAAAAAGACAATGCTTTAGACTATGAAACAAGTGAAATTGTGATTAATGTCGGTGCTAAACATTCCCTTTTTCAATGCATAGAATGTTTAGTTGAAAAAGATGATGAAGTTATCATTCCTACGCCTTATTGGGTTAGTTATCCGGAAATGGTTAAATTTGCAGAAGGAAAACCCGTATTTATCGAAGGTTTAGAAGAAAATGGCTTTAAAATCACTGCTGAACAACTTCAAAAGGCCATAACTCCAAAAACAAAAGTTTTAATGCTAAATTCCCCATCAAATCCCATAGGTTCAATTTATAGCAAAAAAGAACTTTTAGAGATTGCTGAAGTTTTAAAAAATACAAATATAGTAGTTTTAAGCGATGAAATGTATGAAAAACTTCGTTATGATAATACCGAATTTATAGCATTTGCAAGCTTAAATGAAGATACTTTAAAACGTACAGTAACGATTAATGGGCTTAGTAAATGCGGTGCTATGCCTGGTTGGAGATTTGGTTATATGGCTAGCAAAAATAAGGCCTTAAATTCAGCTGTTAAAAGATTGCAAGGGCAAAGCACTTCTAATATCTGTTCCATCACACAATACGCCGCCATTCCTGCACTTAATGGAGAATGCGATCAAGATATAGAAACTATGCGTCAAGCTTTTGAAAAGCGTCGTAATATAGCTTTAGATATCTTAGAAAAAATTCCAAATATTAGTTTTTACAAACCTGAAGGTGCGTTTTATCTTTTTATCAATATACAAAAAATTGAAAAAGATTCTATGAAATTTTGCAAAAAACTACTCGAGGAAGAAAAAGTAGCTGTTGTTCCAGGAGTTGGTTTTGGCATGGATGGATATTTTAGAATTTCTTATGCTACAAGTGAAGATTTGATTAAAAAAGGTTTAGAAAGAATTGCGAAATTCGTAAAAAATTATCATTAA
- a CDS encoding cupin domain-containing protein, protein MKITQWNKANFSPKEVKINVLIDDERGKEIQILLAKDSIMREHKAPFDIHVQVLSGKIWFEVQNQRIELNTLDMISLKADISHSLGGLEDSIVRLSLSKSDNIQRINTILKKPKVQI, encoded by the coding sequence ATGAAAATAACTCAATGGAATAAGGCAAATTTTAGTCCAAAAGAGGTTAAAATAAATGTTTTAATCGATGATGAAAGAGGCAAAGAAATACAAATCTTACTTGCTAAAGATAGTATCATGAGAGAGCATAAAGCTCCATTTGACATTCATGTTCAAGTTTTAAGCGGTAAAATTTGGTTTGAAGTGCAAAATCAAAGAATAGAGCTAAATACTTTAGATATGATAAGCTTAAAAGCTGATATTTCACATTCTTTAGGTGGATTGGAAGATTCTATAGTAAGACTTAGTTTAAGCAAGTCAGATAATATCCAAAGAATAAATACTATCCTTAAAAAACCTAAAGTTCAAATTTAA
- a CDS encoding MBL fold metallo-hydrolase, giving the protein MYYKFDLCDGKERLKAKRVQGKYEIFLNENNKSHAGFKVSFKEILKYYFLYPKNAIAPFKLPFYKPNLSDFNSPHITWLGHSSIFVSYKEYKILIDPIFNTHASPFSFINRAFKNAPVYSADDFSEIFAVIITHSHFDHLDAKSIKSLKDKAKFFITPLKVGNYLKSYGVSEKKIIELDWWEGIAFNDLNIIATPSQHSSSRGDGKNKTLWASFVMEFKSVDKKVFFSGDGGYFTHFKRIGEYFKEFDLVCLESGQFNKAWPFSHSFPDQILQEAKDLNAKALMPIHWGRFLAGTHAWNEVVEFLYKNLDIAFITPKMGESYKIGDEFKQDFWWRQ; this is encoded by the coding sequence ATGTATTATAAATTTGATCTTTGCGATGGCAAAGAAAGACTCAAAGCTAAAAGAGTGCAAGGCAAATACGAAATATTTCTAAATGAAAATAACAAAAGTCATGCGGGATTTAAGGTTTCTTTTAAAGAAATTTTGAAGTATTATTTTCTTTACCCTAAAAATGCCATTGCTCCTTTTAAACTTCCTTTTTATAAACCCAATTTAAGCGATTTTAATTCACCTCATATTACTTGGTTGGGGCATTCTTCGATTTTTGTAAGTTATAAAGAGTATAAAATTTTAATTGATCCTATTTTTAATACTCACGCTTCACCTTTTTCTTTTATAAACCGTGCTTTTAAAAATGCTCCTGTTTATAGTGCGGATGATTTTAGTGAAATTTTTGCAGTGATTATAACGCATTCTCATTTTGATCATTTGGATGCAAAAAGCATAAAGTCCTTAAAAGATAAAGCGAAATTTTTTATCACACCTTTAAAAGTAGGAAATTATCTTAAAAGCTATGGAGTGAGTGAAAAAAAGATCATAGAGCTTGATTGGTGGGAAGGCATTGCATTTAATGATTTAAATATCATCGCAACACCTTCACAACATAGCTCTAGTCGTGGAGATGGTAAAAATAAAACCCTTTGGGCTTCTTTTGTGATGGAATTTAAAAGCGTAGATAAAAAAGTATTTTTTAGTGGCGATGGTGGATATTTTACACATTTTAAAAGAATTGGAGAATATTTTAAAGAATTTGATCTTGTTTGTCTTGAAAGCGGACAATTTAATAAAGCTTGGCCTTTTTCGCATTCTTTTCCAGATCAAATTTTACAAGAAGCAAAAGATCTAAATGCAAAAGCTTTAATGCCTATACATTGGGGAAGATTTTTAGCAGGAACTCATGCTTGGAATGAGGTTGTAGAATTTCTTTATAAAAATCTTGATATAGCTTTTATAACGCCAAAAATGGGAGAAAGTTATAAAATAGGCGATGAGTTTAAGCAGGATTTTTGGTGGAGACAATAA
- a CDS encoding type I restriction endonuclease subunit R, translating into MTNYQEKDFEEFIESYLINQNGYIKRSSQDYDKNLSLDVELFEKFLQATQNKALEELKKRLGEDYKKEIYKRVSSQIQNQGMLKALQTYVEIKGVKIHLAFSKPNTDANEQSLYNYTQNIFSVVRQLYYSTYNKNSLDMVIFLNGLPIITLELKNYLTGQNVYDAINQYKEDRDPKEPIFSHSIIHFALDSDLCYMSTKLQKNATKFLPFNRGLNNSSGKIGLPSGAGNPPSEGMKTAYLWEEIFKKDTLMDLFFNFAQILKDKDAIIFPRYHQFDLVKKLLKDLKENGVGKRYLIQHSAGSGKSNSIAWLAHNLVSLHRMQNEKLKNVFDTTIVVTDRKILDRQIQDTIKTFENKQGVVEAITQGSKQLKSALEEGKKIIITTIQKFPYILDEVKEFKDKNFAIIIDEAHSSQGGKNTEKMSEVIRSKSAEENENLEDEIIELIKSKKFQPNASYFAFTATPKSTTLEMFGNACMVDGIKQFIPFHLYPMKQAIEEKFILDVLKGYTTYKSYYKIVSNTNENPKYDKKRANAKLKAYVQGNIEAIEEKSKIMIEHFFQNSFKKIAAKAKAMVVTSSRENAVKYYLTFKRYLSQYYPQFKAIVAFSGDLNFEGETYSESSLNGFSESILKEEFKKDEYRFLIVAQKYQTGFDEPLLHTMYVDKALSGISAVQTLSRLNRICQNKFDTFVLDFVNTHEDIEKSFSVFYEQTYLFKDIDSEDKIYDLKAELNSYEIYTQIEIDDFASAILRKERENIIHAKLDQMIMRFNAKDEEVKIDFYNKAKKYINAYSFLAQVLPYEDSELEKLNILLKKLISKIILPKAQAMGEILDNISLEAYRIELEATKDIILKGNGELKPNMLNTSNKPQSQLEELLNIIKEFNTKQGGINFKEENERAEILYNIKNKIVENEEDRNSLKSADIQNAHIRFKEIFNEQFQKVLFLNSVFFNEFNNNSNFKDKIINKMFNMIREEIKEHVL; encoded by the coding sequence ATGACTAATTACCAAGAAAAAGATTTTGAAGAATTTATAGAATCATACCTGATAAACCAAAATGGCTATATAAAAAGAAGCTCTCAAGATTATGATAAAAATTTAAGTCTTGATGTAGAGCTTTTTGAAAAATTTTTACAAGCTACGCAAAATAAAGCATTAGAAGAGCTTAAAAAGCGTTTAGGTGAAGACTATAAAAAAGAAATTTATAAGCGTGTTTCTTCACAAATTCAAAATCAAGGTATGCTTAAAGCTTTGCAAACTTATGTAGAGATCAAAGGGGTAAAAATCCATCTAGCCTTTTCAAAGCCAAATACCGATGCAAATGAGCAAAGTTTGTATAATTATACACAAAATATTTTTTCGGTTGTTCGTCAATTGTATTATAGCACTTACAATAAAAACTCACTCGATATGGTGATATTTTTAAACGGCCTACCCATCATCACCTTAGAACTTAAAAATTACCTTACCGGACAAAATGTATATGATGCTATAAATCAATACAAAGAAGATAGGGATCCAAAAGAGCCTATATTTAGTCATTCTATCATACATTTTGCTCTAGATAGTGATCTTTGTTATATGAGCACTAAGCTACAAAAAAATGCTACGAAATTTTTACCTTTCAATCGCGGATTAAATAACTCAAGCGGTAAAATAGGGCTACCAAGCGGAGCTGGTAACCCGCCAAGTGAAGGGATGAAAACGGCATATTTATGGGAAGAGATCTTTAAAAAAGATACTTTAATGGATTTGTTTTTTAATTTTGCGCAAATTTTAAAAGATAAAGATGCAATAATATTTCCTCGATATCATCAATTTGATCTTGTTAAAAAACTGCTTAAAGATCTTAAAGAAAATGGAGTAGGAAAACGCTACTTGATCCAACACAGTGCAGGAAGTGGAAAGAGTAATTCTATAGCTTGGCTTGCACACAATCTTGTAAGCTTACATAGAATGCAAAATGAGAAATTAAAAAATGTTTTTGATACTACCATAGTAGTAACTGATAGAAAAATTCTTGATCGACAAATTCAAGACACGATCAAAACTTTTGAAAACAAACAAGGCGTAGTAGAGGCGATAACACAAGGAAGCAAACAGCTTAAAAGTGCCTTAGAAGAGGGTAAAAAGATCATCATCACTACTATTCAAAAATTTCCATATATCTTAGATGAAGTCAAAGAATTTAAAGATAAAAATTTTGCCATTATCATCGATGAAGCACATTCTAGCCAAGGTGGAAAAAATACAGAAAAAATGTCAGAGGTTATTAGAAGCAAAAGTGCTGAAGAAAATGAGAATTTAGAAGATGAGATTATCGAGCTTATCAAAAGTAAAAAATTTCAACCTAACGCATCATATTTTGCATTTACAGCGACACCAAAATCAACAACTTTAGAAATGTTTGGAAATGCTTGTATGGTTGATGGCATTAAACAATTTATTCCTTTTCATCTTTATCCTATGAAACAAGCTATAGAAGAGAAGTTTATACTTGATGTGCTTAAAGGATACACCACTTATAAAAGTTACTATAAAATCGTATCAAATACAAATGAAAATCCAAAATACGATAAAAAACGAGCCAATGCAAAATTAAAAGCCTATGTGCAAGGCAATATCGAAGCCATAGAAGAAAAGTCAAAAATCATGATCGAGCATTTCTTTCAAAATAGCTTTAAAAAGATCGCAGCAAAAGCAAAAGCTATGGTTGTTACTAGCTCAAGAGAAAATGCTGTGAAGTATTATTTGACTTTTAAAAGGTATTTAAGCCAATATTATCCTCAATTTAAAGCCATAGTAGCTTTTTCTGGGGATTTAAATTTTGAAGGTGAAACTTATAGCGAAAGTTCTTTAAATGGTTTTTCAGAATCTATCTTAAAAGAAGAATTTAAAAAAGATGAGTATCGTTTTTTAATCGTTGCACAAAAGTATCAAACCGGATTTGATGAACCGCTTTTGCATACAATGTATGTTGATAAAGCCTTAAGTGGAATCAGTGCCGTTCAAACCTTATCAAGGCTTAATAGAATTTGCCAAAATAAATTTGATACTTTTGTTTTAGATTTTGTCAATACTCATGAAGATATAGAAAAATCTTTTAGTGTTTTTTATGAACAAACTTATTTATTTAAAGATATAGATAGTGAGGATAAAATTTATGATCTTAAAGCAGAGCTCAATAGCTATGAAATTTATACTCAGATAGAAATTGACGATTTTGCTAGTGCTATTTTAAGAAAAGAAAGAGAAAATATCATCCATGCTAAATTAGATCAAATGATAATGCGTTTTAATGCAAAAGATGAAGAAGTAAAAATAGATTTTTACAATAAAGCAAAAAAATACATCAATGCATATTCTTTTCTTGCGCAAGTTTTGCCTTATGAAGATAGTGAATTAGAAAAACTTAATATCTTACTTAAAAAACTTATTTCTAAGATCATCTTACCAAAAGCACAAGCTATGGGTGAAATTTTAGATAATATAAGCTTAGAAGCTTATCGCATAGAGCTTGAAGCAACCAAAGATATCATTTTAAAAGGCAATGGAGAACTAAAGCCTAACATGCTTAATACTTCCAATAAACCTCAAAGTCAATTAGAAGAACTTCTTAATATTATAAAAGAATTCAATACCAAGCAAGGCGGTATAAATTTTAAAGAAGAAAATGAAAGAGCAGAAATTCTTTATAATATTAAAAATAAAATTGTAGAAAATGAAGAAGATCGCAATTCTTTAAAATCCGCAGATATCCAAAATGCTCATATTAGATTTAAAGAAATTTTTAATGAACAATTTCAAAAGGTCTTGTTTTTAAATTCGGTTTTTTTCAATGAATTTAACAATAATTCCAATTTTAAAGATAAGATTATAAATAAAATGTTTAATATGATCCGCGAAGAAATTAAAGAACATGTATTATAA
- a CDS encoding ATP-binding protein — MYLEKMIVKNISAIKNLEFTASFTEEGNPKPIVIVGKNGSGKTTLLSNVIDSFYEIVAKLFNNVAKMENANRKFYKINGGLNLSFNEDKGFAIIKYKSKNIEKPIEYIDYVNCDTDDIKNFCSFNLETKFGKETTYFDANSIEKLRQEWHTQAHYYQPANRYEEPFWKNPNFDVNFKEKKFYNDVYNKELEIVTSVEKNYSYILDIVLDIMAQNGKDENIWQAINKILQEIKQDEALHFSIGPRNFNSRIAIRKNQEFFLKNIKQLSLGELTLLNLFINIVRHTDSSNKSIDQLEGIVAIDEIDVHLHSNLQSEVLPSLIKLFPKIQFIITTHSPLFVLGMQKEFKDDGFDLLEMPSGIRISAERFSEFQKAYEAFTKTKTFEEDINNKIKSMQKPIVFVEGKTDVKYIKKAIEIFNRNDLSEKIEIEQIGFENKNGAKNSNNKALFGAEKFLEANQNFLKNKVLILHDPEENKAQKRWIGKKLRINKMPLFEGNFFNKGIENLFKCDLFEKFLEKHNQNDTISIIKNNDKIINRQINNKQEMCDWICKHGTEEDFENFKVILKIIDEFLEK; from the coding sequence ATGTATTTAGAAAAAATGATTGTTAAAAATATCTCTGCTATAAAAAATCTTGAATTTACTGCTAGTTTCACTGAAGAAGGAAATCCAAAACCTATAGTAATTGTCGGTAAAAATGGGAGTGGTAAGACTACTTTGCTTTCAAATGTTATAGATAGTTTTTATGAAATTGTCGCTAAATTGTTTAATAATGTTGCTAAGATGGAAAATGCTAATAGAAAATTTTATAAAATAAATGGCGGTTTAAATCTTAGTTTTAATGAGGATAAAGGCTTTGCAATAATAAAATATAAAAGTAAAAATATAGAAAAACCTATAGAATATATAGATTATGTTAATTGTGATACTGATGATATTAAAAATTTTTGCTCTTTTAATTTAGAAACAAAGTTTGGTAAAGAAACTACTTATTTTGATGCAAATAGCATAGAAAAATTGCGACAAGAATGGCATACTCAAGCACATTATTACCAACCTGCAAATAGATATGAAGAACCTTTTTGGAAAAATCCGAATTTTGATGTAAATTTCAAAGAAAAAAAATTTTATAATGATGTGTATAATAAAGAATTAGAAATCGTAACTTCAGTTGAAAAAAATTATTCTTATATCTTGGATATAGTCTTAGATATAATGGCTCAAAATGGAAAAGATGAGAATATATGGCAAGCAATCAATAAAATTTTACAAGAAATTAAGCAAGATGAAGCTTTACATTTTAGTATAGGTCCTAGAAATTTCAATAGTAGAATTGCAATTCGTAAAAATCAAGAATTTTTTCTAAAGAATATCAAACAACTTTCTTTAGGAGAGCTCACACTTTTAAATTTGTTTATCAATATCGTAAGACATACAGATTCATCTAATAAAAGCATTGATCAACTTGAAGGGATAGTTGCTATCGATGAAATTGATGTGCATTTACATAGTAATTTGCAAAGTGAAGTTTTACCTAGTTTAATTAAATTATTTCCAAAAATTCAATTTATTATCACAACTCATTCTCCGCTTTTTGTTTTAGGTATGCAAAAAGAATTTAAAGATGATGGTTTTGATTTGCTTGAAATGCCAAGTGGCATAAGGATAAGTGCGGAAAGATTTAGTGAATTTCAAAAAGCTTACGAAGCATTTACAAAAACAAAGACTTTTGAAGAAGATATAAATAATAAAATAAAATCTATGCAAAAACCTATAGTTTTTGTGGAGGGTAAAACCGATGTTAAATATATTAAAAAAGCAATTGAAATTTTTAATAGAAATGATTTAAGTGAAAAAATAGAGATAGAACAAATTGGATTTGAAAATAAAAATGGTGCTAAAAATTCAAATAATAAGGCACTTTTTGGTGCGGAAAAATTTTTAGAAGCTAATCAAAATTTTTTAAAAAATAAAGTTTTAATATTGCATGATCCAGAAGAAAATAAAGCTCAAAAAAGATGGATTGGAAAAAAACTAAGAATTAATAAAATGCCACTTTTTGAAGGAAATTTTTTCAATAAAGGAATAGAAAATCTTTTTAAGTGTGATTTGTTTGAAAAATTCTTAGAAAAACATAATCAAAATGACACCATTAGCATCATAAAAAATAATGATAAAATCATAAATCGTCAAATAAATAATAAACAAGAAATGTGCGATTGGATTTGCAAACATGGAACAGAAGAAGATTTTGAAAATTTTAAGGTAATTTTAAAAATTATTGATGAGTTTTTAGAAAAATAA
- a CDS encoding restriction endonuclease subunit S has protein sequence MKNLKNSGIEWLGEIPEHWEIKRLRYVGYIFGGLTGKTAKDFNREYQKGFKPYITFTNVCNNIIIDSNKMEYVSIGDLETQNKVLKNDILFLQTSETFDDIGKTAIYLDDKEVYLNTFCKGFRVEKSAYPLFLNYIFISLTYKRYFLSNCSGFTRINLRQEHLLDIPLILPPLKEQEQIANFLDEKCEKIQNFIEKKEKLLSLLQEQKQALINETITKGLDKNVKLKNSGIEWLGEIPEHWEMVRLANFGIFLKGNGISRQDLIEDGEPAIHYGDIYTKYEISTTALKSRISTETAQNITSIHNGDILFAGSGETKEDIGKNIVYLGKEKAFAGGDVIIFRQKKNNALFLSYALNTKYVKSLKGIDSKGEIIVHIYASNLKDIKIPIPPLKEQEQIANFLDEKCEKIDSLITKIKKQIELIKEYKTTLINEAVCGRMDLK, from the coding sequence ATGAAAAATTTAAAAAATAGCGGCATAGAATGGCTTGGCGAAATTCCAGAACATTGGGAGATAAAAAGATTACGTTATGTAGGATATATTTTTGGAGGACTTACGGGCAAAACTGCCAAAGATTTTAATCGAGAATATCAAAAAGGATTTAAGCCTTATATCACTTTTACAAATGTATGCAATAATATAATAATTGATTCAAATAAAATGGAATATGTAAGCATAGGTGATTTGGAAACTCAAAATAAAGTATTGAAAAATGATATTTTATTTCTACAGACTAGCGAAACATTTGATGATATCGGAAAAACCGCTATTTATTTAGATGATAAAGAAGTTTATTTAAATACTTTTTGCAAGGGATTTAGGGTTGAAAAATCGGCTTATCCCTTATTTTTAAATTATATTTTCATCAGCTTAACTTATAAGAGATATTTTCTATCCAATTGCAGTGGTTTTACGAGAATTAATTTAAGACAAGAACATCTTTTAGATATTCCATTAATACTTCCGCCATTAAAAGAGCAAGAGCAAATCGCAAATTTCTTGGATGAAAAATGCGAAAAAATCCAAAATTTTATAGAGAAAAAAGAAAAACTCCTCTCGCTTTTGCAAGAACAAAAACAAGCCTTGATAAATGAAACCATCACCAAAGGGCTTGATAAAAATGTAAAATTAAAAAACAGCGGTATAGAATGGCTTGGCGAAATTCCAGAACATTGGGAAATGGTTAGACTTGCAAATTTTGGAATATTTCTTAAAGGAAATGGAATATCACGACAAGATTTAATCGAAGATGGGGAGCCTGCTATTCATTATGGAGATATTTATACAAAGTATGAAATCAGCACCACAGCTTTAAAATCTAGAATTTCTACAGAAACAGCACAAAATATAACATCTATACATAATGGAGATATTCTTTTTGCCGGTTCAGGGGAAACTAAAGAAGATATAGGAAAAAATATTGTTTATCTAGGCAAAGAAAAAGCATTTGCGGGTGGAGATGTGATTATTTTTAGACAAAAGAAAAATAATGCTTTATTTCTTTCTTATGCGTTAAATACAAAATATGTTAAATCTTTAAAAGGTATTGACTCTAAAGGGGAAATTATAGTTCATATATATGCTTCAAATTTAAAAGATATCAAAATTCCTATCCCACCATTAAAAGAGCAAGAGCAAATCGCAAATTTCTTAGATGAAAAATGCGAAAAAATCGACTCTCTTATAACAAAAATCAAAAAGCAAATCGAACTCATAAAAGAATACAAAACCACACTCATAAACGAAGCCGTCTGCGGCAGAATGGATTTAAAGTAA
- a CDS encoding N-6 DNA methylase produces MDTARFQPIINFIWGVADDLLRDVYVKGKYRDIILPMTVLRRVDVILEPTKDKILDLYEQFKDKIDSFDFLGMSTGNGLGFYNYSKFTLQTLLNDPKNIRVNFENYLDGFSENIKDIISKFEFKNQLDRLENANILFGVIERFCSPKINLSIAPILDSKGNVIQEGLSNLGMGYVFEELIRKFNEENNEEAGEHFTPREIIDLMTHLVFLPVKEQINKPDKIFLIYDNACGSGGMLTESKEFITDPQGLIQSKAKIYLYGQEINPETYAICKADMLIKGEDPNNIKYGSTLSDDQHKETKFDFMLTNPPYGKSWENDQKILRVEKKGSNSICDDPRFSVGITSKSDGQMMFLLNMLSKMKFDTSIGSRIASVHNGSSLFNSDSGMVAIRKHIIENDYLEAIIALPTNMFYNTGIPTFIWILANKKPKHKRGKIQLINATSQKYYSKMKKSLGSKQNEMTKEHLEKITELFLENISNEDSKILDNIEFGYTKITIEKPKSIENLELDERFAKLKDKDKILEKLKELEKNPKEFESKEEFIKFLGVKLKKSEENCLIDNDKTNNTEKIPLKQDIREYYENEVKPYVKNSWIAWESASVGYEILFNKYFYTYTPPRSLDEIDNELRALEKEVQELLGEIMQ; encoded by the coding sequence ATGGATACAGCTCGTTTTCAACCAATCATAAATTTCATATGGGGAGTAGCAGACGATTTGCTTCGCGATGTTTATGTTAAGGGAAAATATCGCGATATTATCTTGCCTATGACTGTTTTAAGAAGAGTGGATGTGATTTTAGAGCCTACAAAAGATAAGATTTTAGATCTTTACGAGCAATTTAAAGATAAAATAGATAGTTTTGATTTTTTAGGTATGAGCACAGGCAATGGCTTAGGCTTTTATAATTATTCTAAATTTACCTTGCAAACTCTTTTAAATGATCCTAAAAATATAAGAGTAAATTTTGAAAATTACCTTGATGGCTTTAGTGAAAATATCAAAGATATCATTTCCAAATTTGAATTTAAAAATCAGCTAGATAGATTGGAAAATGCCAATATTCTTTTTGGTGTTATAGAAAGATTTTGCTCGCCTAAGATAAATTTATCCATAGCACCTATACTAGATAGCAAAGGCAATGTTATACAAGAAGGCTTAAGTAACCTTGGTATGGGATATGTTTTTGAAGAACTCATTCGTAAATTTAACGAAGAAAACAACGAAGAAGCAGGGGAGCACTTTACCCCAAGAGAAATTATAGATCTTATGACACATCTTGTATTTTTACCCGTAAAAGAACAAATCAACAAACCAGATAAGATTTTTCTCATCTATGACAATGCCTGCGGAAGTGGTGGAATGCTAACCGAATCAAAAGAATTCATCACAGATCCTCAAGGCCTCATACAATCTAAAGCAAAAATTTATCTCTATGGACAAGAGATCAACCCAGAAACTTACGCCATATGTAAAGCCGATATGCTGATAAAAGGCGAAGATCCTAACAATATCAAATACGGCTCAACCTTAAGCGATGATCAGCACAAAGAGACAAAATTTGATTTTATGCTGACCAATCCACCTTATGGAAAATCTTGGGAAAACGATCAAAAAATTCTAAGGGTTGAAAAGAAAGGCTCAAATTCAATTTGCGATGATCCTAGATTTAGCGTAGGTATCACAAGCAAAAGTGATGGGCAAATGATGTTTTTGCTAAATATGCTTAGCAAAATGAAATTTGATACTTCTATAGGTTCACGTATCGCTAGTGTGCATAATGGTAGCTCGCTTTTTAATTCTGATAGCGGTATGGTGGCCATTAGAAAACATATCATTGAAAATGATTATCTAGAGGCTATAATCGCACTACCTACAAATATGTTTTACAATACAGGAATTCCGACTTTTATTTGGATCCTTGCCAATAAAAAACCAAAACACAAAAGAGGTAAAATTCAGCTTATCAACGCAACAAGCCAAAAGTATTATTCTAAGATGAAAAAATCTTTGGGTTCAAAACAAAATGAGATGACAAAAGAACACTTAGAAAAAATCACTGAATTATTTTTGGAAAACATCAGCAATGAAGACAGCAAAATTTTAGACAATATCGAATTTGGTTATACTAAAATCACTATAGAAAAGCCAAAAAGTATCGAAAATTTAGAGCTTGATGAAAGATTTGCAAAACTTAAAGATAAAGACAAAATTTTAGAAAAATTAAAAGAATTGGAAAAAAATCCTAAAGAATTTGAAAGTAAAGAAGAATTTATAAAATTTCTAGGCGTAAAACTCAAAAAAAGTGAAGAAAATTGTCTTATAGATAACGATAAAACCAACAATACAGAAAAAATTCCACTCAAGCAAGATATACGCGAGTATTATGAAAATGAAGTAAAACCTTATGTAAAAAATTCTTGGATCGCTTGGGAAAGTGCAAGCGTAGGGTATGAAATACTTTTTAACAAATATTTTTACACCTACACACCACCAAGAAGTTTGGACGAGATAGACAACGAACTAAGAGCCTTAGAAAAAGAAGTTCAGGAACTTTTAGGCGAGATCATGCAATGA